A part of Sandaracinaceae bacterium genomic DNA contains:
- a CDS encoding error-prone DNA polymerase, translated as MYVELHARSAFSLLDGASLPETLARRAANLGMTSLALTDRDDLGGAVRFMEGCAEHGVRPIFGAELSLDVGGTVVLLCESAEGWASLSQLITKARMERPRGRPGVSLDALAGQARGLVCLSGGRDGALELASDPEALAGGLAEIFRGGFYVEVGDHALTEDVLRARERLDLARRLSVPWVVAGDVRHATSADKIVHDTLRCLGLKTTLAEAGDALFPNDARRLRSPEEMGRAFRDAPEGIWRTLEIADRCRFDLRSLRPSLPRFDVPDADARLDELVREGARRRYGDSFTDRHQAQLRHELDVIRRLGLAGYFLIVWDIVRFAQLEGVLAQGRGSAANSAVCYCLGITAVDPIGCGLLFERFLSEGRDEPPDIDLDLAHQDRERVLQYVYERYGREHAAMVCTVVTWRARSAVRDAARVLGLPAEVGDRLAREVGPSVPTDGPAFGADTAARELSHGGLQRAGVDPGSGTARALVRIVRGLSGLPRHRGIHVGGFVLTGEPLSRVVPIEPASMAERTVIQWDKDDLGPLGLVKIDLLGLGMLTLLADALRLCERHRGETIDLGRLPPDDPETYAMIRRADTVGVFQIESRAQMNTLPRTRPERFYDLVVQVALIRPGPIQGEMVHPYMRRRRGEEPVSYLHPSLEPVLERTLGVPLFQEQGMKVAVTAAGFSAAQADELRRAMSSKRSHARMARLSLQLVEGMRERGIDGEVATRIVKQLTAFASYGFPESHAASFALLVYASAWMKTHRAPELYAAILNAQPMGFYPVGTLVADAKRRGVEVRGPHALRSDWACTLEPASGGPHPSAVRVGLSLVHGIGDASEEALAAAREAAREAEGLAALEAYVEASGLSARALKSLARSGAFDDFCGDRRTALWEVLRLSRRRAGPLDRPAPPGPRPALPPLTEGEVVIDEYASFGASTGRHPMELLRPRLAPLGVVPAGALPERRPGPVRVAGLVNSRQAPMTAKGFVFVSLEDESGMINCVVSPQLAAQQRRVLTQCPVLMVEGELQRHQGAINIKAHRLVPVRDVPGAASTKSHDFH; from the coding sequence GTGTACGTCGAGCTCCACGCGCGAAGCGCCTTCTCGCTCCTGGACGGGGCGTCGCTGCCCGAGACCCTCGCGCGGCGCGCGGCGAACCTCGGGATGACGAGCCTGGCCCTGACGGACCGGGACGATCTCGGCGGCGCGGTGCGGTTCATGGAGGGCTGCGCGGAGCACGGGGTGCGGCCCATCTTCGGCGCGGAGCTGTCGCTGGACGTGGGCGGCACGGTGGTGCTCCTCTGCGAGTCGGCGGAGGGCTGGGCGAGCCTGAGCCAGCTCATCACGAAGGCGCGCATGGAGCGGCCGCGCGGGCGGCCCGGGGTGAGCCTCGACGCGCTGGCCGGGCAGGCGCGCGGGCTGGTGTGCCTGAGCGGCGGCCGAGACGGCGCGCTGGAGCTCGCTTCGGATCCGGAGGCGCTGGCGGGCGGGCTGGCCGAGATCTTCCGCGGGGGTTTCTACGTGGAGGTCGGCGACCACGCGCTGACCGAGGACGTGCTCCGCGCCCGCGAGCGCCTCGACCTCGCGCGCCGGCTGAGCGTGCCGTGGGTGGTCGCGGGGGACGTGCGCCACGCGACCTCGGCCGACAAGATCGTGCACGACACCTTGCGATGCCTCGGACTGAAGACGACGCTCGCCGAGGCGGGCGACGCGCTCTTCCCCAACGACGCGCGCCGCCTCCGCTCGCCCGAGGAGATGGGGCGGGCGTTTCGCGACGCGCCGGAGGGGATCTGGCGCACTCTGGAGATCGCCGACCGCTGCCGCTTCGATCTCCGGTCGCTGCGCCCGTCCCTGCCGCGCTTCGACGTGCCGGACGCGGACGCGCGGCTCGACGAGCTCGTGCGGGAGGGCGCGCGACGCCGCTACGGCGACTCGTTCACCGACAGACACCAGGCGCAGCTCCGCCACGAGCTCGACGTGATCCGCCGCCTCGGGCTCGCCGGCTACTTCCTGATCGTCTGGGACATCGTGCGCTTCGCGCAGCTCGAGGGGGTGCTCGCCCAGGGGCGCGGCAGCGCCGCCAACAGCGCCGTCTGTTACTGCCTCGGCATCACCGCGGTCGACCCGATCGGCTGCGGGCTGCTCTTCGAGCGCTTCCTCAGCGAGGGGCGCGACGAGCCCCCGGACATCGACCTGGATCTCGCGCACCAGGACCGCGAGCGGGTCCTGCAGTACGTGTACGAGCGCTACGGCCGCGAGCACGCCGCGATGGTCTGCACGGTGGTGACCTGGCGCGCGCGGAGCGCGGTGCGCGACGCGGCGCGGGTGCTCGGGCTGCCGGCCGAGGTGGGCGATCGGCTCGCGAGGGAGGTCGGCCCCTCCGTGCCCACCGACGGCCCCGCGTTCGGCGCGGACACCGCCGCCCGGGAGCTCTCCCACGGAGGCCTCCAGCGCGCGGGCGTCGACCCCGGCTCGGGCACGGCGCGCGCGCTCGTGCGCATCGTGCGCGGGCTCAGCGGGCTGCCGCGCCACCGCGGGATCCACGTCGGGGGCTTCGTGCTCACCGGCGAGCCGCTCTCGCGCGTCGTGCCGATCGAGCCGGCGAGCATGGCCGAGCGCACGGTGATCCAGTGGGACAAGGACGATCTCGGCCCGCTCGGGCTCGTGAAGATCGATCTGCTCGGGCTCGGCATGCTCACCCTGCTCGCGGACGCGCTCCGGCTCTGCGAGCGCCACCGCGGCGAGACGATCGATCTCGGGCGGCTGCCCCCCGACGACCCGGAGACGTACGCGATGATCCGGCGCGCCGACACCGTGGGGGTCTTCCAGATCGAGTCGCGCGCGCAGATGAACACCCTGCCCCGCACGCGCCCCGAGCGCTTCTACGACCTCGTGGTGCAGGTCGCGCTGATCCGCCCGGGGCCGATCCAGGGCGAGATGGTCCACCCCTACATGCGCCGCCGGCGCGGCGAGGAGCCGGTCAGCTACCTGCACCCCTCGCTCGAGCCGGTGCTGGAGCGCACGCTCGGCGTCCCGCTGTTCCAGGAGCAGGGAATGAAAGTGGCGGTCACGGCGGCGGGGTTCTCGGCCGCGCAGGCGGACGAGCTGCGGCGCGCGATGAGCAGCAAGCGCTCTCACGCCCGCATGGCGCGGCTGTCTCTGCAGCTCGTCGAGGGCATGCGCGAGCGCGGCATCGACGGCGAGGTGGCGACCCGCATCGTCAAGCAGCTCACCGCCTTCGCGAGCTACGGCTTCCCGGAGAGCCACGCCGCGTCGTTCGCGCTCCTCGTCTACGCGTCGGCGTGGATGAAGACGCACCGCGCCCCGGAGCTCTACGCGGCCATCCTCAACGCGCAGCCCATGGGCTTCTACCCGGTGGGCACGCTGGTCGCGGACGCGAAGCGCCGCGGGGTCGAGGTGCGCGGGCCGCACGCCCTGAGGAGCGACTGGGCCTGCACGCTCGAGCCGGCGTCGGGGGGGCCGCACCCGTCCGCGGTGCGCGTGGGGCTGTCCCTCGTGCACGGGATCGGCGACGCGTCGGAGGAGGCGCTGGCCGCGGCGCGGGAGGCGGCGCGGGAGGCGGAGGGCCTCGCGGCGCTCGAGGCGTACGTCGAGGCGTCGGGGCTCTCGGCCCGCGCCCTGAAGTCCCTCGCGCGGAGCGGCGCCTTCGACGACTTCTGCGGCGACCGCCGGACGGCGCTGTGGGAGGTGCTGCGGCTGAGCCGACGCCGCGCGGGCCCGCTCGACCGCCCGGCGCCGCCCGGGCCGCGGCCCGCGCTGCCCCCGCTGACGGAGGGCGAGGTCGTGATCGACGAGTACGCGAGCTTCGGCGCGAGCACGGGCCGGCACCCGATGGAGCTGCTGCGCCCTCGCCTCGCGCCCCTCGGCGTGGTGCCGGCCGGCGCGCTGCCCGAGCGGCGCCCCGGGCCCGTCCGCGTCGCCGGGCTCGTCAACAGCCGCCAGGCGCCGATGACGGCCAAGGGCTTCGTCTTCGTCTCGCTCGAGGACGAGAGCGGCATGATCAACTGCGTGGTCAGCCCGCAGCTCGCGGCGCAGCAGCGCCGCGTCCTGACCCAGTGCCCGGTGCTGATGGTCGAGGGTGAGCTCCAGCGTCACCAGGGCGCGATCAACATCAAAGCCCACCGCCTCGTCCCGGTGCGCGACGTCCCGGGCGCCGCGTCGACGAAGAGCCACGACTTCCATTGA
- a CDS encoding DUF3540 domain-containing protein, producing MDSDPRSPELCSPSGVTAALEDQQRLRVRAPDGRLLLEVEEDGTIALLVPRGDLHLKATEGRVLIEGKQGVEIRGPVVRIDAQTLRQRVGSLETRARRIVEKSKDVYRDAEGVSQTRAGQIKLVAEKTLRAVASRLRLRAKKDAKVLADKIYLG from the coding sequence ATGGACTCCGATCCGCGCTCGCCGGAGCTCTGCTCCCCCTCGGGGGTGACGGCCGCGCTGGAGGATCAGCAGCGCCTGCGCGTGCGCGCGCCCGACGGGCGGCTCCTGCTCGAGGTCGAGGAGGACGGGACGATCGCGCTGCTCGTGCCGCGGGGGGATCTCCACCTGAAGGCGACCGAAGGGCGGGTCCTCATCGAGGGCAAGCAGGGCGTCGAGATCCGGGGTCCCGTCGTCCGCATCGACGCGCAGACGCTGCGGCAGCGCGTGGGCTCGCTCGAGACGCGGGCGCGCCGCATCGTGGAGAAGTCGAAGGACGTCTACCGGGACGCCGAGGGCGTCTCGCAGACCCGCGCGGGGCAGATCAAGCTCGTGGCCGAGAAGACGCTCCGCGCCGTCGCGTCGCGCCTACGCCTGCGCGCGAAGAAGGACGCGAAGGTCCTGGCCGACAAGATCTACCTGGGCTGA
- the tssI gene encoding type VI secretion system tip protein TssI/VgrG, whose translation MTDPAVLNRVHIHCEGLDTPLRVLRMRGRETLSQPFEFVVEVETEDDIPLIFDDLDAMMGAPTTLSFGPDAEYPIHGVVREATVLPIRGHGSNAYRLRLVPRLYDTRLTRGSWIYLDQKPAEIIEAALAHCGDAALQPGDDYELTLEGSYNPREYVVQYEESVFSFISRQAEHWGLFYFFDHVGDRDKLVFGDTNAAFPQLEGFEEIAFDTRAGRSGEETVREIGMIQRMVEKDISLREYNYRIPSVTLVTEAQEIDPTGIGSVHVTGDHFWTPDEGTMMARLRAEELASHRRRMRAITTVRGLRAGHRFALTGAAPEGHGLAREYVVVSATHSTSSPDHGAGPGASDAGLQYWNEVELLPVELAFRPPLITPKPRIHGVMHARIDAEAPDDTNVPVDEWGRYKVIMPFDVAGAAGGRSSCWIRPAYPSGGGGWGFALGHHVETEVVIFHIDGDPDRPVIAGAAPNFEQPSTVRTENAQQGVIASRHGIAITLSDS comes from the coding sequence ATGACGGATCCGGCAGTTCTGAATCGAGTTCACATCCACTGCGAGGGGCTCGACACGCCACTCCGAGTTCTTCGCATGCGCGGGCGCGAGACCCTCTCTCAGCCCTTCGAGTTCGTCGTCGAGGTCGAGACCGAGGACGACATCCCGCTCATCTTCGACGACCTCGACGCGATGATGGGCGCGCCGACCACGCTCTCGTTCGGCCCGGACGCCGAGTACCCGATCCACGGCGTCGTGCGCGAAGCGACCGTCCTGCCCATCCGGGGACATGGCAGCAACGCCTACCGCCTCCGGCTCGTGCCGCGCCTCTACGACACGCGGCTCACGCGCGGCTCGTGGATCTATCTCGACCAGAAGCCGGCGGAGATCATCGAGGCGGCCCTCGCGCACTGCGGCGACGCCGCGCTCCAGCCGGGCGACGACTACGAGCTGACCCTGGAGGGCTCGTACAACCCGCGCGAGTACGTCGTGCAGTACGAGGAGAGCGTCTTCTCCTTCATCTCGCGCCAGGCCGAGCACTGGGGCCTGTTCTACTTCTTCGACCACGTCGGTGACCGGGACAAGCTGGTCTTCGGAGACACCAACGCCGCCTTCCCGCAGCTCGAGGGCTTCGAGGAGATCGCGTTCGACACCCGCGCCGGCCGCTCCGGGGAGGAGACGGTCCGCGAGATCGGGATGATCCAGCGCATGGTCGAGAAGGACATCTCGCTGCGCGAGTACAACTACCGCATCCCCTCGGTGACCCTCGTCACCGAGGCGCAGGAGATCGACCCGACGGGCATCGGCTCGGTGCACGTCACCGGGGATCACTTCTGGACGCCCGACGAGGGCACGATGATGGCGCGGCTCCGCGCCGAAGAGCTGGCCTCGCACCGGCGCCGCATGCGCGCCATCACCACGGTCCGCGGGCTGCGCGCGGGGCACCGCTTCGCCCTGACGGGCGCGGCGCCCGAGGGGCACGGCCTCGCCCGCGAATACGTGGTGGTGTCGGCGACGCACTCCACGTCGTCCCCCGATCACGGCGCGGGCCCCGGCGCGAGCGACGCGGGGCTGCAGTACTGGAACGAGGTCGAGCTGCTCCCGGTCGAGCTGGCCTTCCGCCCTCCCCTCATCACGCCGAAGCCCCGCATCCACGGCGTGATGCACGCGAGGATCGACGCGGAGGCGCCGGACGACACCAACGTGCCCGTGGACGAGTGGGGTCGCTACAAGGTGATCATGCCCTTCGACGTCGCCGGCGCGGCCGGCGGCCGCTCGAGCTGCTGGATCCGCCCCGCGTATCCGTCGGGCGGCGGAGGCTGGGGCTTCGCGCTCGGCCACCACGTGGAGACCGAGGTGGTCATCTTCCACATCGACGGCGACCCGGATCGACCGGTCATCGCGGGCGCCGCGCCGAACTTCGAGCAGCCCTCGACGGTGCGCACGGAGAACGCGCAACAGGGAGTCATCGCCTCGCGCCACGGCATCGCGATTACGCTGTCGGACTCTTGA
- a CDS encoding DUF4150 domain-containing protein — protein sequence MFPGSTKAGGMCAAGGGAPIDVCKIPAPPAPFAPAPFPNLVQCPSAGSPASKVKFCNSPGLTKSSSFSRSQGDEAGTLKGLVSPFNMGKVEYKMASSAVKLQGKPAVTVTKMTSHNGASPNAPPGLQVAPSQTSVIIMM from the coding sequence ATGTTTCCCGGTTCGACCAAGGCAGGTGGCATGTGCGCGGCGGGCGGCGGCGCCCCGATCGACGTCTGCAAGATCCCCGCGCCGCCCGCGCCCTTCGCGCCCGCGCCCTTCCCCAACCTCGTGCAGTGCCCCTCGGCGGGGAGCCCCGCGAGCAAGGTCAAGTTCTGCAACTCGCCTGGACTGACGAAGAGCTCGAGCTTCTCGCGGAGCCAGGGCGACGAGGCGGGCACGCTCAAGGGCCTCGTGAGCCCGTTCAACATGGGCAAGGTCGAGTACAAGATGGCCTCGTCCGCGGTGAAGCTCCAGGGCAAGCCCGCGGTCACCGTGACGAAGATGACGAGCCACAACGGCGCGAGTCCCAACGCGCCGCCCGGGCTCCAGGTCGCGCCGAGTCAGACGAGCGTGATCATCATGATGTGA
- a CDS encoding DUF2169 domain-containing protein encodes MRVYKDTPFEFSLMPWELDPPRVSLMLVVKATFDLVDGAPCTIAEEQVPCLGEVPWDDGDPPSLRTETDYAVFKPRGEWYLHGHAYAPGGRPATVVPIEAAVGKLEKRLAVWGDRAWQRGLLGAAPSEPTPFVSMPLRWERSFGGPRVAANPVGRGVARQGADGPIPLPNIVDPRHPVVSRDDHPPPAGAFAIPSTWAARTRLTGTYDEAWKRTRWPFFPTDFQLGFFQAAPADQRLADGRYWVGDEPIQLVGLHPERGQLETRLPGLRARAFLERVERAPGSPAPHLLERAELEAAGPPRLTEIELRLDTVVIDTDAAQAQCSWRGLIEVSNAALDDVERLYFVHEPIGASHDVEHHARGLFRKVVEEAMEFEGPDEDDEDEVAALEGPATVPAPALPGADTPDADGDMSRHLADFRTNLPIALSVFAEPSGTPTREELRERLEAHEVDPDEILPPLEIEEPPPELVEPPSLLRLAAIVRRKLGKPFTDLDLTGAPYRKLDLSGVDFSGSRLTDADLSGCVLTGCVFDGATLDRARFTKTEASRASFRGADLTELQAGNARFAESVFDGAVGSDALFDRASFHRASMVDVELEGASMKACDLREAKLDGADFTGADLEGAGFVSSSLVDASLEGARAVRAVFDRCVLIDLRASDGADFTQARFLLANAARAQFQGAILVEANFSGANLEEADLSDAMAGRANFMRANAPNAKLDRTDLREAVLISANLFEASFQEAKLSNADARGAHLFSAGLFRAETHGTLFEGADLRRTLLEPGA; translated from the coding sequence ATGCGGGTATACAAAGACACGCCCTTCGAGTTCTCGCTCATGCCGTGGGAGCTCGACCCTCCCCGGGTGTCGCTCATGCTCGTCGTCAAGGCGACGTTCGATCTCGTGGACGGCGCGCCCTGCACCATCGCCGAGGAGCAGGTTCCCTGCCTGGGCGAGGTGCCGTGGGACGACGGCGACCCGCCTTCGCTGCGCACGGAGACGGACTACGCGGTCTTCAAGCCGCGCGGAGAGTGGTACCTGCATGGCCACGCGTACGCGCCCGGCGGACGCCCCGCCACCGTCGTCCCCATCGAGGCCGCGGTCGGGAAGCTCGAGAAGCGGCTCGCGGTGTGGGGCGATCGCGCGTGGCAGCGCGGCTTGCTCGGCGCCGCGCCGTCCGAGCCGACGCCCTTCGTGAGCATGCCGCTCCGGTGGGAGCGGAGCTTCGGCGGCCCGCGCGTCGCGGCGAACCCGGTGGGGCGCGGCGTCGCGCGGCAGGGCGCGGACGGCCCCATCCCCCTGCCGAACATCGTCGACCCACGCCACCCCGTGGTGTCTCGCGACGACCACCCGCCGCCCGCCGGCGCCTTCGCCATCCCCTCCACCTGGGCCGCCCGCACGCGGCTCACGGGCACCTATGACGAGGCGTGGAAGCGGACCCGCTGGCCCTTCTTCCCGACCGACTTCCAGCTCGGCTTCTTTCAGGCCGCGCCCGCCGATCAGCGCCTCGCGGACGGCCGCTACTGGGTGGGTGACGAGCCGATCCAGCTCGTCGGGCTGCACCCCGAGCGCGGTCAGCTCGAGACGCGCCTGCCGGGGCTCCGCGCCCGCGCGTTCCTGGAGCGCGTCGAGCGCGCCCCCGGATCCCCCGCGCCGCATCTGCTTGAGCGGGCGGAGCTGGAGGCGGCGGGACCGCCCCGGCTGACCGAAATCGAGCTCCGGCTCGACACCGTCGTCATCGACACGGACGCCGCGCAAGCGCAGTGCAGCTGGCGCGGGCTCATCGAGGTCTCGAACGCGGCCCTGGACGACGTCGAGCGGCTCTACTTCGTGCACGAGCCGATCGGCGCCTCGCACGACGTCGAGCACCACGCGCGCGGGCTCTTCCGCAAGGTCGTCGAGGAGGCGATGGAGTTCGAGGGGCCCGACGAGGACGACGAAGACGAAGTGGCCGCGCTCGAAGGCCCGGCGACCGTCCCTGCGCCGGCGTTGCCCGGAGCCGACACGCCGGACGCCGACGGCGACATGTCGCGTCACCTCGCCGACTTCCGCACCAACCTCCCCATCGCGCTCAGCGTGTTCGCCGAGCCGAGCGGCACGCCCACCCGGGAGGAGCTGCGCGAGCGGCTCGAGGCGCACGAGGTCGACCCCGACGAGATCCTGCCGCCGCTCGAGATCGAGGAGCCGCCGCCCGAGCTGGTGGAGCCACCGAGCCTGCTCCGGCTCGCCGCGATCGTGCGCCGCAAGCTCGGCAAGCCCTTCACCGACCTCGACCTCACGGGCGCGCCGTATCGGAAGCTCGACCTGAGCGGCGTGGACTTCAGCGGATCCCGTCTCACCGACGCGGATCTCTCGGGCTGCGTGCTCACCGGCTGCGTGTTCGACGGCGCCACCCTCGACCGTGCGCGCTTCACCAAGACCGAGGCGAGCCGCGCCTCGTTCCGCGGCGCCGATCTGACGGAGCTCCAGGCCGGGAACGCGCGCTTCGCCGAGAGCGTCTTCGACGGCGCCGTGGGGAGCGACGCGCTCTTCGACCGCGCGAGCTTTCACCGCGCCTCGATGGTCGACGTGGAGCTCGAAGGCGCCTCCATGAAGGCGTGCGACCTGCGGGAGGCCAAGCTCGACGGCGCAGACTTCACGGGCGCCGACCTCGAGGGGGCCGGCTTCGTCTCCAGCTCGCTGGTCGACGCGAGCCTCGAGGGCGCCAGGGCGGTCCGCGCCGTCTTCGATCGATGCGTGCTGATCGACCTGCGCGCGTCGGACGGCGCGGACTTCACCCAGGCGCGCTTCCTCCTCGCCAACGCGGCGCGGGCCCAGTTCCAGGGCGCGATCCTCGTCGAAGCCAACTTCTCCGGAGCCAACCTGGAGGAGGCGGATCTCTCCGACGCGATGGCCGGGCGCGCGAACTTCATGCGCGCCAACGCGCCGAACGCGAAGCTCGATCGGACCGACCTGCGTGAGGCGGTGCTCATCTCGGCCAACCTGTTCGAGGCCAGCTTTCAGGAAGCCAAGCTGTCGAACGCCGACGCGCGCGGGGCACACCTCTTCAGCGCGGGGCTCTTCCGCGCCGAGACCCACGGGACGCTCTTCGAGGGCGCGGATCTCCGGCGCACGCTCCTGGAGCCCGGCGCGTGA
- a CDS encoding pentapeptide repeat-containing protein — MRVVEDIESLRTLMEGGTQIADARVVGLDLSGVSFIDLGLSGVVFERCRFDDGGFVRSSLTAVSFESCQLSKTGFIECSLSTVVFRGGEAGPAVLDDSAFVGGVASEVAFVDASLGRVAFSACAWRYVIFQRALVEDCRLLDDSWQGVRIMESSLSKTQLLDCSIAEADVSGSSLDDLLAARCQLDGWDVSGATLMGARLVACSLRGVDFSRATHPPSVLYRSDLSRARFDGMSLESIELKETTLDDASFVGAQLSKADLRGASGERVDFSRARLDGADLSGASLTEARFESARFRGVTAEDVDLSHAVFRDADLRSTSWVDVRFSGADLREASIEQSRFLRCELIETNLAGLCFDGLELRECAFESCSLAGSSFRGARLPECSFETTFLGDVDFTGAEMESAAFIECALPRCLLAGARLQFAELSGCALAEADLRGADLTRATLAGEDLTGCRIDAATIFEEAVLEGANADGLDFSRCRMTQVDLSSASLRGARFDRAALERALFRESNLDGAFLLEARASYADFTKARLQGADLRGADLRTALFDEAAADGAQLVLADLTHASFAGGSFRKSDFSHAKLRYADFSHAALDLSRFRDADATQARLHRTSETETDWAGADLTLVERTDMDGARAEDWKPPAL; from the coding sequence GTGAGGGTCGTCGAGGACATCGAGTCGCTGCGCACGCTGATGGAGGGCGGCACCCAGATCGCGGACGCGCGCGTGGTGGGCCTCGACCTCTCGGGGGTGAGCTTCATCGACCTGGGCCTCTCCGGGGTCGTGTTCGAGCGCTGCCGGTTCGACGACGGCGGGTTCGTGCGGAGCAGCCTGACCGCAGTCTCCTTCGAGAGCTGCCAGCTGTCGAAGACGGGGTTCATCGAGTGCTCGCTGAGCACGGTCGTGTTCCGCGGCGGCGAGGCGGGACCGGCGGTGCTCGACGACTCCGCGTTCGTCGGAGGCGTGGCGAGCGAGGTCGCGTTCGTCGACGCGAGCCTCGGGCGGGTCGCGTTCAGCGCGTGCGCCTGGCGGTACGTCATCTTCCAGCGCGCCCTGGTCGAGGACTGCCGGCTGCTCGACGACAGCTGGCAGGGCGTCCGGATCATGGAGTCGTCGCTCTCCAAGACGCAGCTCTTGGACTGCTCGATCGCCGAGGCCGACGTGAGCGGCTCGAGCCTGGACGATCTGCTCGCCGCGCGCTGTCAGCTCGACGGCTGGGACGTCTCGGGCGCGACGCTGATGGGCGCGCGGCTCGTCGCGTGCAGCCTGCGCGGGGTGGACTTCTCGCGCGCGACCCACCCGCCGAGCGTTCTCTACCGCTCCGATCTGTCGCGCGCGCGCTTCGACGGGATGAGCCTCGAGTCGATCGAGCTGAAGGAGACGACGCTCGACGACGCGAGCTTCGTCGGCGCGCAGCTCTCCAAGGCCGACCTCCGCGGCGCGAGCGGCGAGCGGGTCGACTTCTCACGCGCCCGACTCGACGGGGCCGATCTGTCGGGGGCCAGCCTGACCGAGGCCCGCTTCGAGTCGGCGCGGTTCCGCGGCGTGACGGCGGAGGACGTCGACCTCAGCCACGCGGTGTTCCGCGACGCGGACCTCCGATCGACCTCGTGGGTGGACGTGCGCTTCAGCGGGGCGGACCTCCGCGAGGCGAGCATCGAGCAGTCGCGCTTCCTCCGCTGCGAGCTCATCGAGACGAACCTCGCCGGGCTCTGCTTCGACGGGCTCGAGCTCCGGGAGTGCGCCTTCGAGAGCTGCTCGCTCGCGGGCAGCAGCTTCCGCGGCGCGCGCCTGCCCGAGTGCTCGTTCGAGACCACCTTCCTGGGCGACGTCGACTTCACCGGGGCCGAGATGGAGAGCGCGGCGTTCATCGAGTGCGCCCTGCCCCGCTGCCTGCTCGCGGGCGCGCGGCTCCAGTTCGCGGAGCTCTCGGGGTGCGCGCTGGCGGAGGCGGATCTCCGCGGCGCCGATCTCACCCGCGCCACGCTGGCGGGCGAGGACCTGACGGGGTGTCGCATCGACGCCGCGACGATCTTCGAGGAGGCGGTGCTCGAGGGGGCGAACGCGGACGGCCTCGACTTCTCGCGCTGCCGCATGACGCAGGTGGATCTCAGCTCGGCCAGCCTGCGGGGCGCGCGCTTCGATCGCGCGGCGCTGGAGCGCGCGCTCTTCCGCGAGTCGAACCTCGACGGGGCCTTCCTCCTCGAGGCGCGCGCGTCCTACGCGGACTTCACCAAGGCTCGCCTGCAGGGCGCGGATCTCCGGGGCGCGGATCTGCGCACCGCGCTCTTCGACGAGGCGGCGGCGGACGGCGCGCAGCTCGTGCTCGCCGACCTGACTCACGCGTCCTTCGCCGGCGGCTCCTTCCGCAAGTCCGATTTCTCTCACGCGAAGCTTCGCTACGCGGACTTCAGCCACGCGGCGCTGGATCTCTCGCGCTTCCGCGACGCGGACGCCACGCAGGCCCGGCTGCATCGCACGTCCGAGACGGAGACCGACTGGGCGGGGGCGGACCTGACGCTCGTCGAGCGCACCGACATGGACGGCGCGCGCGCAGAGGACTGGAAGCCGCCCGCGCTCTGA
- a CDS encoding dodecin family protein: protein MTIAKIVELSAESNKGFDDAIRHGIDRARKTLDGVRGAWIEDQKVEIGNDGVLTYRVNMKVTFLMKE from the coding sequence ATGACCATCGCGAAGATCGTCGAGCTCTCGGCGGAGTCCAACAAGGGCTTCGACGACGCCATCCGACACGGCATCGACCGCGCCCGGAAGACCCTCGATGGGGTCCGAGGCGCGTGGATCGAGGATCAGAAGGTCGAGATCGGCAACGACGGAGTCCTGACCTATCGAGTCAACATGAAGGTCACGTTCCTGATGAAGGAGTGA